In Alosa sapidissima isolate fAloSap1 chromosome 11, fAloSap1.pri, whole genome shotgun sequence, a single window of DNA contains:
- the dldh gene encoding dihydrolipoyl dehydrogenase, mitochondrial has translation MHSWNQLYRTLTKRGSRLPCKLHQTTALSVRTYADKAQIEADVTVVGSGPGGYVAAIKAAQLGFKTVCVEKNATLGGTCLNVGCIPSKALLNNSYLYHLAHGKDFENRGIEISGISLNLEKMMAQKSGAVKALTGGIAHLFKQNKVTHVNGFGTITGKNQVTAKLGDGTEQVINSKNILIATGSEVTPFPGIEIDEESVVSSTGALCLKKVPQNLIVIGAGVIGVELGSVWQRLGAKVTAVEFLGHVGGMGIDMEISKNFQRILQKQGMKFKLGTKVMGATKRADGQIDVAVEAAAGGKNETLTCDVLLVCIGRRPFTQNLGLESVGIELDNRGRIPVNNRFQSKVPSIHAIGDVVAGPMLAHKAEDEGIICVEGMAGGAVHIDYNCVPSVIYTHPEVAWVGKTEEQLKEEGVPYKVGKFPFAANSRAKTNADTDGLVKILSHKETDRMMGAHILGSGAGEMINEAALAMEYGASCEDVARVCHAHPTVSEAFREANLAASFGKAINF, from the exons ATGCATAGTTGGAACCAGCTATATCGCACCCTGACAAAG CGGGGTTCACGTCTCCCATGCAAACTCCATCAAACAACTGCTCTGTCTGTAAGGACATATGCTGACAAGGCCCAGA TTGAAGCTGATGTAACAGTTGTGGGTTCGGGGCCTGGAGGTTATGTTGCTGCGATTAAGGCAGCACAGCTTGGTTTCAAG ACCGTATGCGTGGAGAAGAATGCCACCCTTGGGGGAACCTGCTTGAATGTCGGCTGCATACCATCTAAG GCGCTCTTGAACAATTCTTACCTCTATCATCTTGCACATGGAAAGGACTTTGAAAACAGAGGCATTGAAA TTTCAGGGATATCACTAAACCTGGAGAAGATGATGGCCCAGAAGAGTGGGGCAGTCAAAGCCCTGACGGGAGGCATTGCACACTTATTTAAACAGAACAAA GTGACTCATGTCAATGGCTTTGGAACGATCACTGGTAAGAACCAGGTCACAGCAAAACTCGGTGATGGCACTGAGCAAGTCATCAACAGCAAGAATATACTGATTGCCACTGGATCAGAAGTTACGCCTTTCCCTGGGATTGAG ATTGATGAGGAATCTGTCGTGTCCTCCACGGGAGCGCTCTGCCTGAAGAAGGTTCCACAAAACCTGATTGTGATTGGAGCAGGAGTCATTGGAGTGGAACTG GGTTCAGTATGGCAGCGATTGGGAGCTAAAGTGACCGCCGTCGAGTTCCTTGGCCATGTTGGAGGTATGGGTATCGACATGGAGATCTCCAAAAACTTCCAGCGCATCCTTCAGAAGCAGGGGATGAAGTTCAAGCTAGGCACAAAGGTCATGGGGGCGACCAAGAGAGCAGATGGACAGATTGATGTTGC GGTTGAAGCTGCAGCTGGTGGCAAAAACGAGACGCTGACCTGCGACGTCCTGCTGGTCTGCATCGGTCGCCGGCCCTTCACCCAGAACCTGGGGCTGGAGTCTGTTGGCATTGAACTGGACAACAGAGGCAGGATCCCTGTCAACAACCGCTTCCAGAGCAAAGTCCCCAG TATCCATGCTATCGGTGACGTGGTGGCCGGGCCCATGCTTGCCCACAAGGCAGAGGACGAGGGCATCATCTGTGTGGAGGGCATGGCCGGTGGCGCAGTGCACATCGATTACAACTGCGTGCCCTCGGTCATCTACACACACCCCGAGGTGGCCTGGGTGGGCAAGACCGAGGAGCAGCTCAAAGAGGAG GGTGTGCCATATAAGGTTGGCAAATTCCCCTTTGCGGCAAACAGCAGAGCCAAGACCAATGCAGACACTGATGGACTGGTGAAGATCCTGAGCCATAAAGAGACGGACAGGATGATGGGGGCTCACATCCTAGGATCG GGTGCAGGGGAAATGATCAATGAAGCAGCGCTAGCAATGGAATATGGAGCATCGTGTGAGGATGTTGCCAGAGTCTGCCACGCCCATCCT ACTGTGTCAGAGGCCTTCAGAGAAGCCAACCTTGCTGCCTCATTTGGAAAAGCCATCAACTTCTAG